The proteins below come from a single Carnobacterium divergens DSM 20623 genomic window:
- a CDS encoding WxL domain-containing protein, with product MKKRTLTAIAGVSLLGLTGLSTNALAAVSSTANSTNHIVFEAGEEVTNPIDPTNPDNPNPSDPIDPTDPTNPGTGNEGSLTIDYVSNIEFGTQKTASGTMIYHAQNEHPFVQVTDKRGTGAGWNLTAKATEFKSAAGSKVLKGAELTFKNGVLKTQTENISPAPQNKDVTFSNSDAHVMMNAKEDTGRGTWVDVFSGKLNDNENVQLKVLPGTADTNVDYTATINWELTDAPM from the coding sequence ATGAAAAAAAGAACATTAACAGCAATTGCAGGAGTTTCGTTATTAGGATTGACTGGTTTATCAACAAATGCATTAGCAGCAGTTTCAAGTACGGCTAATTCAACGAATCATATTGTTTTCGAAGCAGGAGAAGAAGTAACAAATCCAATAGATCCAACAAATCCAGATAATCCAAACCCTTCAGACCCAATTGATCCAACAGATCCAACGAATCCAGGAACAGGAAATGAAGGTTCTCTAACAATTGATTATGTATCAAATATTGAATTTGGGACACAAAAAACAGCATCTGGAACAATGATTTATCATGCACAGAATGAACATCCTTTTGTTCAAGTTACAGATAAACGTGGGACAGGAGCTGGCTGGAATTTAACAGCAAAAGCAACTGAATTTAAAAGTGCAGCTGGATCAAAAGTATTGAAAGGTGCAGAGCTAACTTTTAAAAACGGAGTCTTGAAAACACAAACAGAAAATATTTCTCCAGCGCCACAAAATAAAGATGTAACTTTTAGTAATTCAGATGCTCATGTGATGATGAATGCTAAAGAAGATACTGGCCGTGGAACATGGGTGGACGTGTTTTCAGGAAAACTTAATGATAATGAAAATGTTCAATTGAAAGTATTGCCAGGAACGGCAGATACCAATGTAGACTATACCGCTACAATTAATTGGGAACTAACTGACGCTCCGATGTAA
- a CDS encoding DUF916 and DUF3324 domain-containing protein: MKKNNYLFLFAIITGFLISIGNPAASAADMNYSVKAVIPENQIDQSKTYFDLKMAAGEQQEISLEIENSSDQDVTIQVDINTATTNRNGVINYGESKGSKDSSLTYDISKLITGENEVVLLPKEKKTVNYMLTMPKKSFDGILLGGFYIHKKMTQEEIESEKNVQIKNDFSYIVGVKLTETDKKIEPDLELNTITPGLQNYRTVVNATLQNTSPIIISGMTVDAKVSKEGSDKILHETKKDNQSMAPNSSYEFPISWDNQELKPGKYTLLLTANTEDKKGWNFKKNFEIKGDVKKLNKEAVEIEKTDNLYFYMIITLIAILVVAGILFFIIKNKKSKKTKHII; this comes from the coding sequence ATGAAAAAAAACAACTATTTGTTTTTGTTTGCAATTATAACAGGATTTTTAATATCAATAGGAAATCCTGCAGCAAGTGCAGCAGATATGAACTATAGTGTTAAAGCAGTTATTCCTGAAAACCAAATTGATCAAAGTAAAACGTATTTTGATTTGAAAATGGCAGCTGGAGAGCAACAAGAAATCTCTTTAGAAATAGAAAATTCAAGTGATCAAGACGTAACTATTCAAGTTGATATAAACACAGCTACGACGAATCGTAACGGGGTTATTAACTATGGGGAATCAAAAGGATCTAAGGATAGTAGCTTAACTTATGATATAAGTAAACTAATTACAGGGGAGAATGAAGTTGTATTGCTTCCAAAGGAAAAAAAGACAGTTAACTACATGTTAACTATGCCCAAAAAATCATTTGATGGAATTTTGCTTGGTGGTTTTTATATCCATAAAAAAATGACACAAGAAGAGATAGAATCAGAAAAAAATGTTCAAATAAAAAATGATTTTTCCTATATAGTAGGAGTAAAATTAACCGAAACAGATAAAAAAATTGAGCCTGACTTAGAATTAAATACTATTACTCCTGGACTACAAAATTATCGAACGGTAGTAAATGCGACACTTCAAAATACAAGTCCAATCATTATTTCAGGAATGACTGTAGATGCAAAAGTAAGCAAAGAGGGATCGGATAAGATTCTTCATGAAACAAAAAAGGACAATCAATCTATGGCGCCTAATTCAAGCTACGAATTCCCCATATCTTGGGATAATCAGGAATTGAAACCAGGGAAATATACATTGTTGTTAACAGCTAATACGGAGGATAAAAAAGGTTGGAATTTCAAAAAGAATTTTGAAATTAAAGGAGACGTCAAAAAGTTAAATAAGGAAGCTGTTGAGATAGAAAAAACAGACAATCTATATTTTTATATGATAATTACGCTAATTGCTATTCTTGTTGTAGCTGGAATTTTATTCTTTATTATCAAGAATAAAAAATCTAAAAAAACAAAACATATTATCTAG